Proteins encoded in a region of the Suncus etruscus isolate mSunEtr1 chromosome 1, mSunEtr1.pri.cur, whole genome shotgun sequence genome:
- the LOC126007028 gene encoding cytochrome c oxidase assembly protein COX11, mitochondrial: protein MGGLVLWRAGCRQVAFRGGYSWNPVQAGAQARGAEKNIEPSLRAGGNGGGATEKGLRQFGTWNRRSMSRDLGPRRSKSTNPFTHAQEKDWRRRNKTVLTYMAAAAVGMLGASYAAVPLYRLYCQTTGLGGSAVAGHSSDQIENMVPVKDRIIKVTFNADVHASLQWNFRPQQTEIYVMPGETALAFYRAKNPTDKPIIGISTYNVVPFEAGQYFNKIQCFCFEEQRLNPQEEVDMPVFFYIDPEFAEDPKMVNVDFITLSYTFFEAKEGHMPVPGYN from the exons ATGGGAGGGCTCGTCCTCTGGCGGGCGGGATGCCGGCAGGTCGCTTTCCGTGGTGGCTATTCCTGGAACCCTGTTCAGGCCGGCGCTCAGGCCAGGGGGGCCGAGAAGAACATCGAGCCGAGCCTCCGTGCCGGGGGGAATGGAGGAGGTGCGACTGAGAAGGGGCTGAGGCAATTCGGGACATGGAACCGCCGGAGCATGTCCCGGGACCTGGGGCCCCGGCGCTCCAAGAGCACCAACCCGTTCACGCATGCGCAGGAGAAGGACTGGCGGCGGCGCAACAAGACGGTGCTCACGTACATGGCCGCGGCGGCCGTGGGCATGCTGGGCGCCTCCTACGCCGCGGTGCCCCTGTATCGGCTCTACTGCCAG actACTGGACTTGGCGGATCAGCAGTAGCAGGTCATTCATCAGACCAGATTGAAAATATGGTGCCTGTGAAGGATCGCATTATTAAAGTCACCTTTAATGCAGATGTTCATGCAAGTCTCCAGTGGAACTTTAGACCTCAGCAAACAGAAATATAT gTCATGCCAGGAGAGACTGCACTGGCTTTTTACAGAGCAAAGAATCCAACCGACAAACCAATAATTGGAATTTCAACTTACAATGTTGTACCATTTGAAGCTggacagtattttaataaaatacag TGCTTCTGTTTTGAAGAACAAAGGCTTAATCCACAAGAGGAAGTAGATATGCcagtatttttctacattgatCCTGAATTTGCTGAAGATCCCAAAATGGTGAATGTTGATTTCATCACTCTTTCTTACACATTTTTTGAAGCAAAGGAGGGGCACATGCCAGTTCCAGGATATAATTGA